From a single Myxocyprinus asiaticus isolate MX2 ecotype Aquarium Trade chromosome 47, UBuf_Myxa_2, whole genome shotgun sequence genomic region:
- the si:ch211-51e12.7 gene encoding uncharacterized protein si:ch211-51e12.7 isoform X2, producing MAAETQQVEETTEVMESSDTPTKEEPVTDNKTRGRGVKGRGRGVRMGRGGRGGRGMMMMKGFRPPGHVRGRGRDGFTNGFGPMRRGMGRTWPYPDMRGRRGRGGPMGMHLGLPPPPPPPMHMRGPHPPMHRHGPPPPPPPGHPGFRGRLPHPRGRGMMLPGPPRYFHPRGG from the exons ATGGCTGCTGAAACACAGCAGGTGGAGGAGACGACAGAAGTGATGGAGTCCTCAGACACGCCCACAAAGGAGGAGCCTGTAACTGACAACAAGACCAG GGGTCGCGGAGTGAAGGGCCGTGGCAGAGGTGTGCGTATGGGCCGTGGAGGTCGTGGTGGCCgagggatgatgatgatgaaaggGTTTAGACCGCCGGGACACGTGAGAGGCAGAGGACGTGATGGGTTTACAAACGGATTTGGACCCATGAG GAGGGGCATGGGTAGAACGTGGCCATATCCAGACATGCGTGGCCGGAGAGGAAGAGGCGGGCCAATGGGAATGCACTTGGGTCTGCCCCCTCCCCCGCCCCCACCCATGCACATGAGAGGACCCCATCCCCCAATGCACAG GCACGGACcgcctccccctccaccaccaggGCACCCGGGCTTCAGAGGGCGGCTCCCACACCCGAGAGGGCGGGGCATGATGCTGCCTGGCCCTCCGCGCTATTTCCACCCCAGAGG GGGTTAG
- the si:ch211-51e12.7 gene encoding uncharacterized protein si:ch211-51e12.7 isoform X1 — translation MAAETQQVEETTEVMESSDTPTKEEPVTDNKTRGRGVKGRGRGVRMGRGGRGGRGMMMMKGFRPPGHVRGRGRDGFTNGFGPMRRGMGRTWPYPDMRGRRGRGGPMGMHLGLPPPPPPPMHMRGPHPPMHRHGPPPPPPPGHPGFRGRLPHPRGRGMMLPGPPRYFHPRGYHNGLAPPLPHPPPGRGQRWPGPPGGRRF, via the exons ATGGCTGCTGAAACACAGCAGGTGGAGGAGACGACAGAAGTGATGGAGTCCTCAGACACGCCCACAAAGGAGGAGCCTGTAACTGACAACAAGACCAG GGGTCGCGGAGTGAAGGGCCGTGGCAGAGGTGTGCGTATGGGCCGTGGAGGTCGTGGTGGCCgagggatgatgatgatgaaaggGTTTAGACCGCCGGGACACGTGAGAGGCAGAGGACGTGATGGGTTTACAAACGGATTTGGACCCATGAG GAGGGGCATGGGTAGAACGTGGCCATATCCAGACATGCGTGGCCGGAGAGGAAGAGGCGGGCCAATGGGAATGCACTTGGGTCTGCCCCCTCCCCCGCCCCCACCCATGCACATGAGAGGACCCCATCCCCCAATGCACAG GCACGGACcgcctccccctccaccaccaggGCACCCGGGCTTCAGAGGGCGGCTCCCACACCCGAGAGGGCGGGGCATGATGCTGCCTGGCCCTCCGCGCTATTTCCACCCCAGAGG CTACCACAATGGATTGGcccctccactgccccacccgCCTCCCGGCAGGGGCCAGCGCTGGCCAGGGCCCCCTGGTGGCCGGAGGTTTTAA